The Aythya fuligula isolate bAytFul2 chromosome 5, bAytFul2.pri, whole genome shotgun sequence sequence ActggcttttcttctgcagggtGTACTGGACTATCTTGGGTATTGCATGCACCCCGTGCTGTGCCTGCAAACGCCTTTTGGGGATTTGATATAGCTTCTTTCTGGCTGCCTTCAGTTTTGCCAGCGTTGAGTGTCAGAAATGTGACAAGTATCTTCAAGGCATTTCTGGATGTTGGTCAGACTCTTATTGCAGGCTGAGAAAATGAGGGAGAGATGAGCTAGCCTCAGTCAGAGTTAATTTAGTCTAATTAATAATCCACGACTCTGATGAGTGATTCAGGTGCTGGGATCAAACGTTCTGAGTGGCTGGTAGAGGTCTGTGTAACTAAGGAGAACAGCTATTTCTTTGCACCTTTTTATTATcagtaattactttttctttctgccagctATGCGGCGAGGGGGTGTTTTTGTCTCATCCAGAGTTACAGCCTACATTTTATTCCTTCCTAGGCTGTGACTTTGTTGGTTTTGTGGTTGCTGATAGCTCAATGTAATCTGTTCTTAGGTTTGATcatactttattttcctctccttattCAGGTCTGCATCCCCTAGGTTTGGGGAACTCCTTTAGCTCTCTTTAAGCACACTGTATTGAAGAGGTCTGCCAGTGAGTTGAATTCTACAGCTATTCTGCTCTCATCTCCCCTGCAACGTGTATGTTCAAGGCATCTTGTACTTGTTTCAGTGATTCAGAAACAGCTGATGCTAAAACTTCTGACATGGCTGTTGAATGCAAGAGTGGCTTGTGACACATTTTGGTGTGAATTTTGATGACCTACAGCAAAAGGAGCATGTTCTGACTAAAGGAGCAGTAGAAAATGATTAGTCCCTGTATGTGTATTTTCTCGAGAATACGACTTCTGTGTTCACTGCTGCAGGTGTATCTGTTTACTGGGTTGCAAGTGCAGTGCTGTTACAGGAACTTACATTCGTTGGGTGTAGCTGGCTCATAAAGTGGAACCTTAGACTTTTTCCCCGTGTAATGGAGTTGCTTGAACTTCATGAGCAAAGAGCTCGGGTATCAGTGTTGCTGGGAAAAATCTGCCtgttaactttctttttctcccagagtTTCTGCGCCTCACCACAAGCTCCGCGTGACGGCGGTAACCTGGGGGGAGCTGTGCCGCAGAATGAGGCCGGCCTCCAGCTGAGGCCAGCCTTGCTGAAGTATTTTGGTGAAGCGGTGGGCGCCGTCATGGATCAGAAAGGGACACGAGCGAGTTGTGTGAGGCTTGTGCTGAACACTTCGCCCTGCAGCATCTGAGCTTTGGTGCTGCTCCTGCTAAAACCAGCGTGACGATTACACACGATACGTGCTAAAAGGACGGGGCAGGACCTGCTTCTTTTTTGTGTTAAGGCCTTGCCCGCCCTGTTATAAACCCAGGCTTCTTTTTTATCAACCCGCCCCCGTGCTCCGGGGCGGGCCCAggggcgggccgggccggccccgccgcgctcaTGTGACGCGGCCGCCGCTGCCCGGCCCTGTCCCGCTgtggtcccggtcccggtcccggtcccggtgtGGGTCCCGGTGCCGCCGCCATGGTGCCGCCGCCTctcgccctgctgctgcctctcgtCGCCGCCGCCCTGGCCGAGCCCCTGCGCTTCGTGGATTGCGGtgagccccggccccgggagcCCCGGGGGTGGAGggggcccggccccgagcccctAGGGAGCgggtgcagccccagcccgtgACCCCGCTGCTGCTCCTCGCAGGTTCCAAAGACGGCAGCATCCAGGAGGTGAACGTGAGCCCCTGCCCCacgcagccctgccagctcgtCAAGGGCACGTCCTACAGCATCAACGTCACCTTCTCCAGCAGTAAGTACCGGGTGGGGGCCTCTCTGCCGCCCTGCGGGGTCACCGGGGTGGCTGGAGAGGGGCTGTGGGTGGGGAGAAGCTGCTGAGGAGCAAGAGCACTGCTCAGTGTGTTCTCTGTGGCCTCCACACAAGGCCATGACACAGAAACGTGTTTCCCTGCTCTGGTGCCACACTCACGCTTTTCTGTGTCCTACAGAGATTGAGAGCCAGGGCAGCAAAGCGAAGGTGTACGGTGAGATGCTGCACGTGGACATACCCTTTCCCATCCCTGAGCCCGACGGGTGCAAGTCTGGGATCCAGTGCCCCATTCAGAAGGGGCACTCCTACAGCTACCTGAACAAGCTCCCTGTGAAGAGCGAGTACCCTAGTGTAAGTGAGCAGGAACCCAGTCTGCTCCTCAGAGCTACCTTTGTCCTGGGGCAGTCCCACAACTCACCTCTTAGGAGGGATTTCTTGTCCTCCGGTAGGAGGGAACAGGTTAGAAGAGTCTTCAGGCCACCTAGTGTCAATTCTGCTACGAGCAGGCTTCTGTTTCTAGTTCCTGTTTTGGGAAAGATCCAGTGGAGGAAGCGGCCTAGCTCCAGCTGCTCAGAAGTGGCTTCAGCTGCCTCAATATCTGTCTCTTGAGTGCTGGTTTCATACGTAGCCTCCCCGCAGAGCCTGCTGCTCTCAGCCAAATGCTCTCAGATTTGGGGTGTTCAGCTGCAGGATGCAGTTCGGTTGGGGTGCCGCAGGTTGTTTCCACTCTGCTTATTTGGAGAGCGTGGTTCTCAGTGCAGCGTGTGGAAGGCTCTTGTGTCACCCAGCAGAACCCTCCTTCCCTGTAAGATACTGCAGGAGTCACCGCGTGTGGCCTACTTAACGTGGCCAGGGCAGTGCCCCGGCTCTGTCCTCTTTCCACAGAGCTATTGGGACTTCCTTGCTCAACAGATAATTGAAACTGCCCTCT is a genomic window containing:
- the NPC2 gene encoding NPC intracellular cholesterol transporter 2, whose amino-acid sequence is MVPPPLALLLPLVAAALAEPLRFVDCGSKDGSIQEVNVSPCPTQPCQLVKGTSYSINVTFSSKIESQGSKAKVYGEMLHVDIPFPIPEPDGCKSGIQCPIQKGHSYSYLNKLPVKSEYPSIKLIVKWELVDDQDQMLFCWKIPVQITS